A window of Amycolatopsis australiensis contains these coding sequences:
- a CDS encoding NAD(P)/FAD-dependent oxidoreductase, whose translation MAPAVVVVGAGVIGAAVTYHLARRGARVHCVDRADRPAAGTTEAGFATATAYRRFPKAYFELNQAGIAEHAALAGDSAPWWHRTGTVAWTDDESFAGYLAQLAEWGCPVERYAADGTSVVFPASGPVAFLPSEGWIDAVAFTRHLLDRAVAHGATLALNAEVTSVSGGVGLADGRRIEADVVVNAGGSAADEIGALAGARPFLGPPRRSLIAHLLVDGDPLSCILRAPEVSIRPDGPGRVVLRSDRVDRGLPPRSGTPDPEFVKDLLDRAARVVPSLGTATVRKASVVDARCARDELPSVGSLSAVPGYYEAVASAGVTLAPLFGKALAARIVDGEPDALVDVFTPDRFEAAETS comes from the coding sequence ATGGCGCCGGCCGTGGTCGTCGTCGGCGCCGGGGTGATCGGCGCCGCGGTGACCTACCACCTCGCCCGGCGCGGCGCCCGCGTGCACTGCGTCGACCGCGCGGACCGGCCCGCCGCGGGCACCACCGAGGCCGGGTTCGCCACCGCGACGGCCTACCGGCGCTTTCCCAAGGCGTATTTCGAGCTGAACCAGGCGGGCATCGCCGAGCACGCGGCACTCGCCGGGGACTCCGCGCCCTGGTGGCACCGCACCGGCACGGTCGCGTGGACCGACGACGAGTCGTTCGCCGGCTACCTCGCCCAGCTCGCCGAATGGGGCTGCCCCGTCGAGCGGTACGCCGCGGACGGCACTTCGGTGGTCTTCCCCGCGTCCGGACCGGTCGCCTTCCTGCCGTCCGAAGGCTGGATCGACGCGGTCGCCTTCACCCGCCACCTCCTGGACCGGGCGGTCGCCCACGGTGCCACGCTGGCGCTGAACGCCGAGGTGACCTCGGTGTCCGGCGGCGTCGGGCTCGCGGACGGCCGCCGGATCGAGGCCGACGTCGTGGTCAACGCCGGCGGATCGGCCGCGGACGAGATCGGCGCGCTGGCCGGCGCCCGCCCGTTCCTCGGCCCGCCGCGGCGGAGCCTGATCGCGCACCTGCTGGTCGACGGCGACCCGCTGTCCTGCATCCTGCGTGCCCCGGAGGTCAGCATCCGCCCGGACGGGCCCGGACGCGTCGTCCTGCGCTCCGACCGCGTCGACCGCGGGCTGCCGCCGCGCTCGGGGACGCCCGATCCGGAGTTCGTCAAGGACCTGCTGGACCGGGCGGCGAGGGTGGTGCCGTCGCTGGGGACGGCGACCGTCCGGAAGGCGAGCGTCGTGGACGCGCGGTGCGCGCGCGACGAACTGCCGAGCGTCGGCTCGCTGTCGGCGGTGCCCGGGTACTACGAGGCCGTCGCGAGCGCCGGGGTGACGTTGGCGCCGCTGTTCGGCAAGGCCCTCGCCGCGCGGATCGTCGACGGCGAGCCGGACGCGCTCGTGGACGTCTTCACGCCGGACCGCTTCGAAGCGGCGGAGACAAGCTAG
- a CDS encoding alpha/beta fold hydrolase, giving the protein MTIWTELLGSQTRYLGEKYRTRVIEAGDGEPLLLLHGVGGHAEAYARNVTRLGEHCRAMAIDLLWHGFSGKPGFTHDAVGTYVDQVLDLLDSEGIERAHVEGESLGGWVALTLALEHPGRVGKLVLNTTAGIKWRPGSVHERPAEGREALRARSLAAIENPVPETVRARLEWLMARPDRVTGELVEVRRRIYAEPATNAALRTVFENSFGFGSGPDRKIAEERLAEVSVPTLVLWSDHNPGSGPDVGRRIAELVPGAAFHCVADAAHWPQWEQPEEHDRVVLDFLGRAE; this is encoded by the coding sequence GTGACCATCTGGACCGAGCTGCTGGGCAGCCAGACCCGCTACCTCGGCGAGAAGTACCGCACCCGCGTGATCGAAGCCGGCGACGGCGAGCCGCTGCTGCTCCTGCACGGCGTCGGCGGGCACGCCGAGGCCTACGCGCGCAACGTGACGCGGCTGGGCGAGCACTGCCGCGCGATGGCGATCGACCTGCTGTGGCACGGGTTCTCCGGCAAGCCGGGCTTCACCCACGACGCCGTCGGCACGTACGTCGACCAGGTGCTCGACCTGCTGGACTCCGAGGGCATCGAGCGCGCGCACGTCGAAGGCGAGTCGCTCGGCGGCTGGGTCGCGCTGACGCTGGCCCTGGAGCACCCCGGCCGCGTCGGGAAGCTGGTGCTCAACACCACCGCGGGCATCAAGTGGCGGCCCGGCTCGGTCCACGAGCGGCCCGCCGAAGGGCGCGAGGCCCTGCGCGCCCGTTCGCTGGCCGCGATCGAGAACCCGGTCCCCGAAACCGTCCGCGCCCGGCTGGAGTGGCTGATGGCCCGCCCGGACCGCGTCACCGGCGAGCTGGTCGAGGTCCGCCGCCGGATCTACGCCGAGCCGGCCACCAACGCCGCCCTGCGCACGGTGTTCGAGAACTCCTTCGGGTTCGGCTCCGGCCCGGACCGGAAGATCGCCGAAGAGCGGCTGGCGGAAGTGAGCGTGCCGACGCTGGTGCTGTGGTCGGACCACAACCCCGGCAGCGGGCCCGATGTGGGCCGCCGGATCGCCGAGCTCGTCCCGGGCGCGGCCTTCCACTGCGTCGCCGACGCCGCGCACTGGCCGCAGTGGGAGCAACCCGAAGAGCACGACCGCGTGGTCCTCGACTTCCTGGGCCGTGCGGAGTGA
- a CDS encoding M20 family metallopeptidase, with the protein MTPDPIDPDITQLSGWQREWVKAARAEVDEAELALLCQAATDIPSPTGCERELAEYFRDAMTSAGLDSRVQAIDERQANLVTRIGTGRAGAQLLLLAPLDTAFAPGPEDAPWLGERPRDDFALPAQRFGDKIVGLGAENPKAFASCALAAALAVHRCGVPLDGQLVVALVGGSMPVLAGELSSRRNSGMHVGTQFLMDHGQCSSDLAIVLKPGYSVVHEEVGFAIFRVAVRGAAGYTGSRHKGHYSNAIVAAARMVGRLESWFGEYTARNTSGQVAPQGAVNAIRAGDGGKPAFNPVACEFWVDLRVNPRTTVHDVAGQFEAVVAELRAAEPAVEIEVELVAGQAGSATPPDSPVVTRLIRAWEDVEGRPHVPGKPGSGLSDGGVLRRHGIPTARIGLPPPAEPGPFPGFSMGVADVPAMRRLVDLLVGVVVDVTTSQRAELREPPASSRGDSR; encoded by the coding sequence ATGACACCCGACCCGATCGACCCGGACATCACGCAACTGTCCGGCTGGCAGCGGGAATGGGTCAAGGCCGCCCGCGCCGAGGTCGACGAAGCCGAGCTGGCGCTGCTGTGCCAGGCCGCCACCGACATCCCCAGCCCGACCGGCTGCGAGCGGGAGCTGGCCGAGTACTTCCGCGACGCGATGACCTCGGCCGGGCTCGACAGCCGGGTGCAGGCGATCGACGAGCGCCAGGCCAACCTCGTCACCCGGATCGGCACCGGCCGGGCCGGCGCGCAGCTGCTCCTGCTGGCGCCCCTGGACACGGCGTTCGCGCCCGGACCCGAGGACGCGCCGTGGCTCGGCGAACGGCCCCGCGACGACTTCGCCCTGCCCGCGCAGCGGTTCGGCGACAAGATCGTCGGGCTCGGCGCGGAGAACCCGAAGGCGTTCGCCAGCTGCGCGCTGGCCGCCGCCCTCGCCGTGCACCGCTGTGGCGTGCCGCTGGACGGGCAGCTGGTGGTCGCGCTCGTCGGCGGCAGCATGCCGGTGCTGGCCGGGGAGCTGTCGTCGCGGCGCAACTCGGGCATGCACGTCGGCACGCAGTTCCTCATGGACCACGGCCAGTGCTCGTCCGACCTCGCGATCGTGCTCAAGCCGGGCTACTCGGTGGTGCACGAGGAGGTCGGGTTCGCGATCTTCCGCGTCGCCGTGCGCGGCGCGGCCGGCTACACCGGCAGCAGGCACAAGGGCCACTACAGCAACGCGATCGTCGCGGCCGCCCGGATGGTCGGGCGGCTGGAGAGCTGGTTCGGCGAGTACACCGCGCGCAACACCTCCGGGCAGGTGGCACCGCAGGGCGCGGTCAACGCCATCCGCGCCGGCGACGGCGGCAAGCCGGCGTTCAACCCGGTGGCCTGCGAGTTCTGGGTCGACCTGCGGGTCAACCCGCGCACCACGGTGCACGACGTGGCCGGGCAGTTCGAGGCGGTCGTCGCCGAGCTGCGCGCGGCCGAGCCCGCCGTGGAGATCGAGGTCGAGCTGGTGGCCGGACAGGCGGGGTCGGCCACGCCGCCGGACAGCCCGGTCGTCACCCGGCTCATCCGGGCCTGGGAGGACGTCGAAGGCCGGCCGCACGTGCCGGGCAAGCCGGGCAGCGGGCTGTCCGACGGCGGGGTGCTGCGCCGGCACGGCATCCCGACCGCGCGGATCGGCTTGCCGCCGCCCGCCGAACCGGGCCCGTTCCCCGGGTTTTCCATGGGTGTCGCGGACGTGCCCGCCATGCGCCGGCTGGTCGACCTGCTGGTCGGCGTCGTGGTCGACGTGACGACCAGCCAGCGTGCCGAGCTGCGGGAGCCGCCCGCGAGCAGTCGAGGAGACAGCCGATGA
- a CDS encoding VOC family protein: protein MRIRSLAYAGLSTRELPSWETFGADVLGLPGHWAGDGRLLLRMDERAYRFDIRHGDAEGLSWLGWEVASAADLAALEHDLAAAGVTVTRASAAECADRRVAGMAWLVDPSGLRHELCYGQEADFRPLRLTRPLSGYRTGEHGMGHAVIGVRNYAETLAFLVDTLGFAVSDTFKGFIAFLHCNPRHHSIALVETDEPGLRHIMLETATLDDVGSTFDAAFDRRIVTRTLGRHSNDRAVSFYLETPSGWEIEYGWDGMDVDTAGWSTRQLAGPTSLWGHHHVTGTEIKTS from the coding sequence ATGCGCATCCGCAGCCTCGCCTACGCCGGACTGTCCACCCGGGAGCTGCCGTCCTGGGAGACGTTCGGCGCGGACGTCCTCGGCCTGCCGGGCCACTGGGCCGGCGACGGGCGCCTGCTGCTGCGCATGGACGAACGGGCCTACCGCTTCGACATCCGCCACGGCGACGCCGAAGGGCTCTCGTGGCTGGGCTGGGAGGTGGCGAGCGCCGCCGACCTGGCCGCGCTGGAGCACGACCTGGCCGCGGCCGGCGTCACGGTCACCCGGGCGAGCGCCGCCGAGTGCGCCGACCGGCGCGTCGCGGGCATGGCGTGGCTGGTGGACCCGTCCGGGCTGCGCCACGAGCTGTGCTACGGCCAGGAGGCCGACTTCCGGCCGCTGCGGCTGACCCGCCCGCTGTCCGGCTACCGGACCGGCGAGCACGGGATGGGGCACGCCGTGATCGGCGTGCGGAACTACGCCGAGACGCTCGCGTTCCTGGTGGACACCCTCGGCTTCGCGGTCAGCGACACCTTCAAGGGCTTCATCGCCTTCCTGCACTGCAACCCGCGGCACCACTCGATCGCGCTGGTCGAGACCGACGAGCCCGGGCTGCGCCACATCATGCTGGAGACGGCCACGCTCGACGACGTCGGCTCGACGTTCGACGCCGCCTTCGACCGCCGCATCGTCACCCGCACGCTGGGCAGGCACAGCAACGACCGGGCCGTGTCGTTCTACCTCGAGACGCCGTCGGGCTGGGAGATCGAGTACGGCTGGGACGGGATGGACGTCGACACCGCCGGGTGGTCGACGCGGCAGCTGGCCGGGCCGACGAGCCTGTGGGGGCACCACCACGTGACCGGCACCGAGATCAAGACGTCATGA